A stretch of Candidatus Stygibacter australis DNA encodes these proteins:
- a CDS encoding glycosyltransferase — protein sequence SIGLYFSAIYALVLMTFMIGILVLPRKRDKEIKPISVIIAARNEEKHLPALLKAISNQDYPTNSFEVIIVDDRSIDSTWQILKKEINKYKWLHIYRIIDENPELVGKKGALKLGITKTNCEILAFTDADCLPGRNWLKEINALMTDETDFLCGYSPLLVSGKLMNLLKNLERSSIFAVIAGSFGLGWDITSVARSQVYRRSKFMKINGFAGIGKQRSGDDDLLLQKMSPVIRKRNFIFDPQASVVSIDKPNLKEHIHLETRRASKWKLYPLPIKLLTLFILIYYFIISWELILAIFGEISWLIFIYLNLLKVLSEFTLLFIFLAKTGQLRQLLVFPIAELLYIPYYIYFGFRGTFGTYSWKK from the coding sequence TTCTATAGGTCTCTATTTCTCTGCGATATATGCTCTGGTCCTGATGACTTTTATGATCGGGATATTAGTTCTCCCCCGCAAGCGCGATAAAGAGATTAAACCAATCTCCGTGATAATTGCTGCCAGAAATGAGGAAAAACATTTACCTGCCTTATTGAAAGCGATCTCAAACCAGGATTATCCAACAAACAGTTTTGAAGTTATTATCGTAGATGACAGGTCAATAGATAGTACCTGGCAGATTTTAAAAAAGGAAATAAATAAATATAAATGGCTGCATATATACAGAATTATTGACGAAAACCCTGAGTTAGTTGGCAAAAAAGGTGCATTGAAACTGGGAATCACAAAAACGAATTGTGAAATTCTGGCATTTACTGACGCAGATTGCCTTCCTGGCAGAAATTGGCTAAAAGAAATAAATGCGTTGATGACTGATGAGACGGATTTCTTGTGCGGATATTCACCTTTGCTTGTTTCAGGTAAATTAATGAACCTGCTGAAGAATCTGGAACGCAGCTCAATCTTTGCTGTGATCGCCGGCAGCTTTGGCTTAGGCTGGGATATCACCTCAGTAGCAAGAAGTCAGGTTTACCGTAGAAGTAAATTTATGAAAATAAATGGTTTTGCTGGAATTGGGAAACAGCGTTCAGGAGATGATGATCTGCTGCTGCAAAAGATGTCTCCTGTAATTAGAAAACGTAATTTTATCTTTGATCCTCAGGCAAGTGTGGTCAGTATTGATAAACCAAATCTAAAAGAGCATATACATCTGGAAACCAGACGAGCTTCCAAATGGAAATTATATCCCCTGCCCATCAAACTGTTGACTCTCTTTATCCTGATATATTACTTCATAATATCCTGGGAATTGATCTTAGCTATTTTCGGGGAAATCAGCTGGCTGATATTTATCTATCTTAACCTGTTGAAAGTACTGAGCGAATTTACTCTTCTTTTTATATTCCTGGCAAAGACAGGTCAATTAAGGCAATTACTGGTATTCCCTATCGCTGAATTATTATATATACCATATTATATCTATTTTGGATTTAGAGGAACCTTTGGGACTTATTCATGGAAAAAATAA
- a CDS encoding class I SAM-dependent methyltransferase encodes MEKIIKQYQEVLSRFKEQKSNIHRLWNIDEESAHLLFMLVLIHQAKYILEIGTSNGYSTFWLAAAARKIGGAVHTIEVDVNRYNLAKENLKGFTNIDQYLAKAEDILKNFKPGIDFLFIDAGKPSYIEYIKLLEDKLAPQAVVIADNICSHPETTASYKKYIENNPAYHSMVHDIDAGLQIAYYQRY; translated from the coding sequence ATGGAAAAAATAATCAAGCAATATCAGGAAGTCCTATCCAGATTTAAAGAGCAGAAATCTAATATTCACAGACTCTGGAATATTGACGAAGAAAGCGCTCATTTGCTGTTTATGCTTGTATTGATCCACCAGGCAAAGTATATTCTGGAGATTGGCACTTCTAATGGTTATTCCACATTCTGGCTGGCTGCTGCTGCTCGTAAAATCGGGGGTGCGGTTCACACAATAGAAGTTGATGTAAACCGCTACAATCTGGCCAAGGAAAACTTAAAGGGATTTACCAACATTGATCAATATCTGGCAAAGGCTGAGGATATTTTGAAGAACTTCAAACCAGGAATAGATTTCCTCTTTATTGACGCGGGAAAACCTAGTTATATAGAATACATCAAATTATTAGAGGACAAATTAGCTCCTCAAGCTGTAGTTATTGCTGATAATATCTGCTCACATCCTGAAACTACGGCTTCTTACAAAAAATATATTGAAAATAATCCGGCATATCATAGTAT